A single region of the Sphaeramia orbicularis chromosome 6, fSphaOr1.1, whole genome shotgun sequence genome encodes:
- the LOC115420407 gene encoding LOW QUALITY PROTEIN: protein GVQW3-like (The sequence of the model RefSeq protein was modified relative to this genomic sequence to represent the inferred CDS: inserted 1 base in 1 codon; deleted 1 base in 1 codon) translates to MNHCKHSCKHVSTVISNVEQRINLKFLVKLXKSPTEYLKLLCEAYGEDAMSWPLVFEWHKCFKRGCEEVDDDPKSGRPSTMKREENIERVKQLVQSDCRLTVRMMIEQLSLKREQSVRTISVEELGMRKVSAKMVPKVLSDDQKEKFETLC, encoded by the exons ATGAATCACTGCAAACACAGCTGTAAACATGTCAG CACAGTGATATCAAACGTGGAGCAGAGAATCAATTTGAAATTTCTTGTTAAGT GGAAGAGCCCAACAGAGTATCTCAAACTTCTCTGTGAGGCTTACGGAGAAGATGCAATGTCGTGGCCACTAGTCTTCGAGTGGCACAAATGCTTCAAGAGAGGCTGCGAGGAGGTGGACGATGACCCCAAGTCAGGACGGCCTTCCACAATGAAGAGGGAAGAGAACATTGAGAGAGTGAAGCAGCTGGTGCAAAGTGACTGCAGATTGACAGTGAGGATGATGATTGAACAGCTCAGCCTGAAAAGGGAG CAGTCAGTGCGCACCATCTCGGTGGAGGAGCTGGGGATGCGAAAGGTGAGTGCCAAGATGGTGCCCAAGGTTTTGTCGGATGACCAGAAGGAGAAGTTTGAGACACTCTGTTGA